One Vigna unguiculata cultivar IT97K-499-35 chromosome 7, ASM411807v1, whole genome shotgun sequence genomic region harbors:
- the LOC114190678 gene encoding gibberellin-regulated protein 9-like: protein MDFRLFILALLLLLQAFAEASSNSTGVASFLQNTYGGSKNVDLKNKHFHLHKINCKYECSRRCSKALKRKRCKRACKSCCERCGCVPPGTYGHKNLCPCYARLKTHGNKPKCP, encoded by the exons ATGGATTTCAGACTCTTCATTCTTGCTCTTCTTCTACTACTACAG GCTTTTGCAGAAGCTTCCTCCAACAGCACCGGAGTGGCCAGTTTTCTTCAAAAT ACATATGGAGGAAGTAAGAATGTGGATCTCAAGAACAAACATTTCCATCTCCACAAAATCA ATTGCAAGTATGAATGTTCTCGAAGATGCAGCAAAGCATTGAAAAGAAAGAGATGCAAAAGAGCATGTAAGTCATGTTGTGAGAGATGTGGGTGTGTGCCACCTGGGACCTATGGCCATAAAAATCTTTGTCCTTGTTATGCACGCCTCAAGACTCACGGGAATAAGCCTAAGTGCCCTTAA
- the LOC114189948 gene encoding ubiquitin-conjugating enzyme E2 28-like, which translates to MASKRITKELKDLQKDPPVSCSAGPVGDDMFHWQATIMGPADSPYAGGVFLVTIHFPPDYPFKPPKVSFRTKVFHPNINSNGSICLDILKEQWSPALTVSKVLLSICSLLTDPNPDDPLVPDIAHMYKTDRAKYESTARSWTQKYAMS; encoded by the exons ATGGCTTCGAAACGCATTACTAAGGAGTTGAAGGATTTGCAGAAGGACCCTCCTGTTTCCTGCAGTGCTG GCCCTGTTGGTGATGACATGTTTCATTGGCAAGCTACTATCATGGGTCCAGCAGACAGCCCTTATGCTGGAGGTGTATTCCTGGTGACCATTCACTTCCCACCGGATTATCCGTTTAAGCCACCAAAG GTTTCGTTCCGAACGAAGGTATTTCACCCTAACATAAACAGCAATGGAAGTATCTGTTTGGACATTCTGAAAGAGCAGTGGAGTCCTGCACTAACAGTTTCGAAGGTGCTATTGTCAATATGCTCTCTGCTGACAGATCCGAACCCAGATGATCCTTTGGTGCCTGATATTGCTCACATGTACAAGACAGACAGAGCAAAGTACGAGAGCACTGCCCGTTCTTGGACTCAGAAATACGCCATGAGTTAG